TGGCGACCAGGATCTCCAGCGCCGCGGTGCGGCCGCTGCCGTCCGCCAGGGGGAGCAGCTCCTGGGTGATGCAGCCCTTCAAAACGCCCGAGAGCTGGGTGCGGACCTCCTGCTGGATCTCGCCCGGGCAGGCGTTGATGATGCGGTCCACCGTGTTTGCGGCGCCGATGGTGTGCAGGGTGCTGAACACCAGATGGCCGGTTTCGGCCGCGGTGAGCGCGGCCGAAATGGTCTCGAAGTCGCGCATCTCGCCCACCAGGATCACGTCCGGGTCCTCGCGCAGGCTGCTGCGCAGGGCGCTGGCAAAGTTTTTGGTGTCGGAGCCGACCTCGCGCTGGTGGATCACACAGCTCTTGGGGGTGTACATGTATTCCACGGGGTCCTCGATGGTGACGATGTGGCACCGGCGGGTGGCGTTGATGTGCTGGATCATGGCCGCCAGGGTGGTGGATTTGCCGCTGCCGGTGGGGCCGGTGACCAGCACAAGGCCCCGGGGCTGGTTTGCGAACATGCGCACGGCGGGGGGAAGGTCCAGGTCTTCCAGGGTGGGAACCTCGGGCCGCAGAAGGCGGATGGAGGCGCACAGATGTCCCTGCTGGCGGAACACGTTTACGCGCTGGCGGAGGCCGTCCGGGGTCTGCATGGAAAAGTCGGCGTCGTCGCCCGCGTCGATGCGCTGGCGCATGAGGGGGGGCAGGGCGTCGAGGATCATGCGCTCGGCCTCGCCGGGGGCGAGGGGCGAGCCGTAGACCAGCTGCCCCAAATGCCGCATGGCGGGGGGCTGGTCGTGGGTGAGGTGCAGGTCCGAAGCGCTGTGGCTGCGGGCCGCTACAATGAGATCTTCCAGGGTCATGGCGAACGCTCCTTTTTATGATGGGCGGCTCAGTCGTCGGCGCCGTAGGTCAGGCGCACCAGCTCGGCGGCGTCGGTGACGCCGGCGGCCACCAGGCGGGCAAGGCCGCCCCGCAGGGTGGTGGCGTGCTGGTGCTCCCGCACGTACTGGTAAATATCCTCGATGGGGCGCTTTTCGGCGATCATGCGGCGCATGGCTTTGTCGACCACCACCACTTCGTGCACCGCCACCCGGCCCTTATAGCCGGTGCCGCTGCACAGATGGCAGCCCTTGGCGCGGTAAAGCTGGGTGACGCTGGGGCCGAAAAGGCGTTTTTCCCCCTCGGTGGGGGCGACGGCCTGGCGGCAGTGGGGGCAGAGCTTTTTTGCCAGCCGCTGGGCGATGATGCCCACCAGGCTGCTGGCCACCATGTAGGGCTCGACGCCCATATCCTCCATGCGCACGATGGCGCTGACGGCGTCGTTGGTATGGAGGGTGCTGAGCACCAGATGGCCGGTGATGGCGCTGCGCACGCTGATCTGGGCGGTCTGGCTGTCGCGCGTTTCGCCCACCATGATCACGTCCGGGTCCTGGCGGAGGATCGCGCGCAGGCCGGTCTCGAAGGTGAGCCCGGCGAGGTTGTTCACCTGCATCTGGTTGACCCGGTTGATGTTCTTTTCCACCGGGTCCTCGATGGTGACGATGTTCACCGGGCCCTTGACCAGCCGCTCCATCATCAGGTACAGGGTGGTGGTTTTGCCGCTGCCGGTGGGGCCGGTGATGTACACCACGCCGTGGGGGTTCTGCAGGATCGCCAGGCTTTTTTTGTAGTTCTCCTCGTCCATGCCGAAGGTATCGGCCCGGTCGATGGCGGTGCTGGTGTTCAAAAAGCGAAGCACGCCCTTTTCGCCGTGGATGGTGGGGATAACGCTGGCGCGCACGTTCATCTCGAAATTTTCGATGGTGGTTTTGAAGTGGCCGTCCTGCGGCAGGCGCTTTTCGGCGATGTCCATGCCGGCAAGGATCTTGGTGCGGGCGATCAGGGGCTGGTGCAGCTGCAATTGCAGGGTCACATAGTCCACCAGCTGGCCGTCGATGCGCATGCGCACCAGCAGCTTTTCCTCGTAGGGCTCGATGTGGATGTCGGACGCGCCGGTGTTGTAGCCCCGCACCAAAAGGCTGTTGAGCAGCTTTACCACGGGGGTCTGGTCGTTCTCGTCGAGATCAATGTCCCGCGCAAAGTCCTGCATCTCCATGGCGTCGGCATCCACATTGGCCTGGGCCGCGGCATTTTTGGCCTCGACCTCGGCGTAATGGTACTCGATGGCGTGCAGGATGGCCGCTTTGGGGGCCAGGGCAACGTCTACGGGGAGGTTTGCCACCAGCTTTACATCCTCGATGGCGTAGAAGTTCAGCGGGTCGTTCATGACCACCAGCAGATGGCCGCCCTGCACCGCCGCGGGAATGAGGTTGTAGCGCACGGCCAGGGCCTTGGGGACCTTGGCCACCGCCTCCTGCTGCACGGGATAGGTGGCCAGGGGCAGGATTTCCAGGTCGAGCTTTTGCCCCAGGGCGCTGAGCAGCTGGGCCTCGGTGATGGCGCCCATCTCGATGAGCACCTCGCCCAGGCGCTTGCCCTTGTTTTCTTTTTGCAGGGCCAGCGCCTGGGCCACCTGCGCTTCGCTGATGTAGCCGTATTCCACCAGCACTTCGCCAAGACGGATGTTTTTCATAGTGGTCTGCCTTTCTTAAGAAGTGAGGTCAAGCGATTTGGATGGTAACGGTCGCTTTATTATTGTTCCAGTCGGAGAAAGTGACAGTATAGGTGTCGCCGGATTTGGCACTGGGCCTTGCCGTAATCTGATAAGGGGGATTGTATTGACCGCTGTCGGTCGGCTGCTGGCCATTGGGGATTGTAGAAGGATAAGAGAGATGCCAAGTTCCGCCCTGGGCAGAACCGCTCGCGCGGTTAAAGGCAAAAAGGGAAATGGTTTCACCGGCATACATGGTAATGGTATTTCCTGAAATGTCAGGAGCAGAACTGCTGCTTGAGGTGGTAATGATAAATGGAAGCTGCGGAAGTACTTTGACAGAAAGACGTCGGCCGTTAAAATAACTTTCATCTGCGCTAACAAGACCATAATTGTCGGTCATTCGTACCGAGAGGTCGTTTAAATAGGTTGTATTTGTATAAGCCGCGGCGAAGGGGAGTGCAAAGGTACATTGAATCTTATGATCCCGGCCGGCAAGAGTTAAAGGCTGGGAATCTGGCCTGATAAAAGGCAGGTTGGACCAACTCGGCCAAGGATCGTTATCACGGTTGCTGGCGACGGAAGGCTGCACCCTGTAACCGGTGAACATATCATCTGGGACACCTTCCGGCAATGTGAGGGTAAGTTCTGCAAAGAGAGGCTCTCCGCCGGGAAAAGTAAAGCGGGTGACGGCGTTCATGCCGGTTGTGTCCACCGCGGTATCAGCCGCACCATCAGCAGCCAGAAGTTTCCATTCAAACATATCTTCGCTGAAAATGAAAATATCGACCCAGCCATAACTGGAGTCAGTCCCTTTGAAGGCAACTGAAGTGAATCCAGCCACAGAAGGGGTATATGTTACCTCTTGGCGATCATTGAAATTTGGGAAAATAGTTTGGTTGCTACTCGTCCAGTCGCCGAGTGTGGCACCCCCCGAGGAAGTATTCGGCATTAACATGATTTTAGAACCAAATGGCAGGCAAAGTTTATTGGCAACTACATTGTGCCATTGACCATCCGTCGGACTCATATAACGCAGCTGCATGTTAGCGGCCTGGTCCTTCCACACATTTATAAGAGAGGTAGCGGAGGCCGTGAGGGTCTTGCCGTCCACAATGACTGAAAGGGTGACTTTGACCGTGACCGGATCAGTTTTATCGGTGGCTTTTATGCCGAACAGCTGGGCTTCCAGGGCGGGAACTGCGGTGGCAATGCCGGTTACAGTTAAATATTCTGCGGCACCGGAAGGGGAGATCATCTGCCAGCTGGCGTTCATGACGGCCTGTTCTTTTTGGGCGTCCGTAAGGCCCTGCGGCCAGGTGACATAGCCGCGCAGGGGGGCCTGATCGCCCTCCTTTACTTCCATGCGGGCGGGCAGGGTGACGCTGAAGGCCGAGGGGCCGGGCGTGGGGTCGGCGGGGGCGCCGCCGGCGCCGGGGGTGAATTCCGGCA
This window of the Oscillospiraceae bacterium genome carries:
- the pilT gene encoding twitching motility protein PilT: MTLEDLIVAARSHSASDLHLTHDQPPAMRHLGQLVYGSPLAPGEAERMILDALPPLMRQRIDAGDDADFSMQTPDGLRQRVNVFRQQGHLCASIRLLRPEVPTLEDLDLPPAVRMFANQPRGLVLVTGPTGSGKSTTLAAMIQHINATRRCHIVTIEDPVEYMYTPKSCVIHQREVGSDTKNFASALRSSLREDPDVILVGEMRDFETISAALTAAETGHLVFSTLHTIGAANTVDRIINACPGEIQQEVRTQLSGVLKGCITQELLPLADGSGRTAALEILVATDAALNLIREAKAYQLPSLMQTGAKDGMQTLNLHLARLVQAGRVDYAAALERASDPDEFHGYLNL
- a CDS encoding type II secretion system protein E, translating into MKNIRLGEVLVEYGYISEAQVAQALALQKENKGKRLGEVLIEMGAITEAQLLSALGQKLDLEILPLATYPVQQEAVAKVPKALAVRYNLIPAAVQGGHLLVVMNDPLNFYAIEDVKLVANLPVDVALAPKAAILHAIEYHYAEVEAKNAAAQANVDADAMEMQDFARDIDLDENDQTPVVKLLNSLLVRGYNTGASDIHIEPYEEKLLVRMRIDGQLVDYVTLQLQLHQPLIARTKILAGMDIAEKRLPQDGHFKTTIENFEMNVRASVIPTIHGEKGVLRFLNTSTAIDRADTFGMDEENYKKSLAILQNPHGVVYITGPTGSGKTTTLYLMMERLVKGPVNIVTIEDPVEKNINRVNQMQVNNLAGLTFETGLRAILRQDPDVIMVGETRDSQTAQISVRSAITGHLVLSTLHTNDAVSAIVRMEDMGVEPYMVASSLVGIIAQRLAKKLCPHCRQAVAPTEGEKRLFGPSVTQLYRAKGCHLCSGTGYKGRVAVHEVVVVDKAMRRMIAEKRPIEDIYQYVREHQHATTLRGGLARLVAAGVTDAAELVRLTYGADD